A single Microbacterium protaetiae DNA region contains:
- a CDS encoding FAD-dependent oxidoreductase gives MGNGAESEYVDADVVVIGGGSAGIAAAVGAAQAGAEVVLIEQYGFLGGAATTGSVLTYCGFFDQTGRQVVQGVGQLLIDKLRERDIYRTHTFVETGNTVVLLDQEITKRACDELIAEAGVRLFLHTTVIGADVDGDRVVGVEAAHRGGRLIFRAPAFVDASGDGILLASAGGETVISPPAERQASTLVMRVAGVGANADVSGTGMTRAVERYRVESGSELVRTSGIAARLPLSHEIMLLLADEHRDVLDAAQLTRSELDGRQLCWEYLEAFRRHLDGWADARLASTGPQIGIREARRMRGQQTVTADDVTAGRKREHEAIARCGWPMENHVVPGVTEYGGIADRGWYDIPYGAICSANRRNLWAGGRLTSSDSRAYASLRVMGTSFATGHASGVAAAMYSRSGVHDSDRTRAELRDQGALI, from the coding sequence ATGGGCAATGGTGCCGAATCCGAGTATGTGGATGCCGACGTCGTGGTGATCGGCGGCGGTTCCGCCGGCATCGCGGCAGCCGTTGGCGCGGCCCAGGCGGGAGCCGAGGTGGTGCTCATCGAGCAGTACGGGTTTCTGGGTGGCGCCGCCACCACCGGTTCGGTGCTCACCTATTGCGGGTTCTTCGACCAGACCGGCCGGCAGGTTGTGCAGGGCGTCGGCCAGCTGCTCATCGACAAGCTGCGCGAGCGCGACATCTACCGCACGCACACCTTCGTCGAGACGGGTAACACGGTCGTGCTGCTGGATCAGGAGATCACCAAACGCGCCTGCGATGAACTGATCGCCGAGGCCGGCGTGCGGCTCTTCCTGCACACCACCGTCATCGGCGCCGACGTCGACGGCGATCGGGTCGTCGGTGTCGAGGCTGCACACCGGGGTGGCCGCCTCATCTTCCGCGCGCCCGCGTTCGTCGACGCCAGCGGCGACGGGATTCTGCTCGCGAGCGCGGGCGGCGAGACAGTGATCTCGCCGCCCGCCGAGCGCCAGGCCAGCACGCTGGTGATGCGCGTGGCCGGCGTCGGTGCGAACGCGGATGTCAGCGGCACGGGCATGACTCGTGCGGTCGAGCGGTATCGCGTCGAATCGGGCAGCGAGCTGGTGCGCACGAGCGGTATCGCTGCACGGTTACCCCTCTCGCACGAGATCATGCTGTTGCTCGCCGACGAACATCGCGATGTTCTCGACGCGGCCCAGCTGACCCGTTCCGAACTGGATGGCCGGCAGCTGTGCTGGGAGTACCTTGAGGCTTTCCGTCGTCACCTCGACGGCTGGGCCGATGCACGCCTGGCATCGACCGGACCGCAGATCGGCATTCGCGAGGCACGACGCATGCGCGGGCAGCAGACGGTGACCGCCGACGATGTGACCGCCGGGCGAAAGCGGGAGCATGAAGCCATCGCCCGCTGCGGATGGCCCATGGAGAATCATGTGGTCCCCGGCGTGACGGAGTACGGCGGGATCGCCGACCGCGGGTGGTACGACATCCCCTATGGGGCCATCTGCTCGGCGAACCGCCGCAATCTCTGGGCCGGCGGGCGGCTGACGAGCTCGGACAGCCGGGCCTACGCCTCGCTGCGCGTCATGGGAACGTCATTTGCGACCGGCCATGCAAGCGGGGTCGCGGCCGCAATGTACTCTCGATCGGGTGTCCATGACAGTGACCGCACCCGAGCGGAACTGCGAGACCAGGGAGCACTGATCTGA
- a CDS encoding NAD-dependent epimerase/dehydratase family protein — MVVPSATSLRVAVTGAAGSLARDIIPGLVARGHEVIGIDRREEVSFSGARWETCSIADRDRVSAIFAGCDAVIHLAGIPLEDDWESILAVNIDGTQAVLEAARRAGVRRVILASSIHAAGFVPVPEPGMTLDDAVPVRPNTFYGVSKAALEALGSLYHDRWGLEVVCVRIASRFARPQDERMLRTWLSPADAVRLFDAALTAPDVGYRVVWGVSANTRGYLSHAGGASIGFEPHDDAEAYAAQVEGRVTAWDERYIGGSFCSPTPPRFEALAGGAR, encoded by the coding sequence ATGGTCGTGCCGTCTGCAACATCCCTCCGGGTCGCCGTCACCGGCGCCGCCGGCAGCCTTGCCCGCGACATCATCCCCGGCCTTGTCGCGCGCGGGCACGAGGTCATCGGCATCGATCGCCGTGAGGAGGTATCGTTCAGCGGAGCGCGGTGGGAGACGTGCTCGATCGCCGACCGCGACCGGGTGAGTGCGATCTTCGCGGGGTGCGATGCCGTCATCCACCTGGCCGGAATTCCGCTCGAGGACGACTGGGAATCGATCCTGGCGGTGAACATCGACGGCACGCAGGCGGTTCTCGAGGCCGCGCGTCGCGCGGGCGTGCGCCGGGTGATCCTGGCAAGTTCCATCCACGCCGCCGGGTTCGTGCCGGTGCCCGAGCCCGGCATGACGCTCGACGACGCCGTTCCGGTGCGGCCGAACACGTTCTATGGAGTGAGCAAAGCAGCGCTTGAGGCGTTGGGCAGCCTGTACCACGACCGCTGGGGACTCGAGGTGGTGTGCGTGCGGATAGCGTCGCGCTTCGCGCGCCCGCAGGATGAACGGATGCTGCGCACCTGGTTGTCTCCTGCTGACGCCGTGCGGCTGTTCGACGCGGCCCTGACGGCACCCGACGTGGGATATCGCGTGGTGTGGGGTGTTTCGGCCAACACCCGCGGCTACCTCTCGCACGCCGGGGGCGCCTCGATCGGCTTCGAGCCGCACGATGACGCCGAGGCATACGCTGCGCAGGTCGAGGGGCGCGTCACCGCATGGGACGAGCGCTATATCGGAGGATCGTTCTGCTCACCGACGCCGCCGCGGTTCGAGGCGCTCGCGGGCGGTGCCCGGTGA
- a CDS encoding TetR/AcrR family transcriptional regulator, with product MRTGPYHHGNLRAELLASAGRTLREQGPDQISLRELAREAGVSKSAPNRHFRDKQALLVALAVAGFERLNDEIVRAIADAGAPDIANAGAPDIADAGARAIPDARAGAGSDVTDRYVDDLRATAAAFVDFAVRETALLDLMFSLAKTSGVDDVAAAAEHLFATIGELIDRGQASGALRAGDPTRLTLLISAMFQGIAVLASGRRVSAAQTAALLDDAVGLFLADR from the coding sequence ATGCGCACCGGGCCCTATCACCACGGCAATCTGCGCGCCGAGCTGCTCGCCTCGGCAGGGCGCACGCTGCGCGAGCAGGGCCCCGACCAGATCTCGCTGCGCGAACTGGCTCGCGAGGCAGGTGTGAGCAAGAGCGCACCGAACCGGCATTTCCGCGACAAGCAGGCGTTGCTGGTCGCACTGGCGGTTGCCGGGTTCGAGCGGCTGAACGACGAGATCGTGCGTGCCATCGCGGATGCCGGTGCCCCGGACATCGCGAATGCCGGTGCCCCGGACATCGCGGATGCCGGTGCCCGTGCCATCCCGGATGCCCGTGCGGGTGCCGGCTCAGATGTCACGGACCGCTACGTCGATGATCTCCGCGCGACGGCGGCCGCGTTCGTCGACTTCGCCGTGCGCGAGACCGCGCTGCTCGACCTGATGTTCTCGCTGGCCAAGACGTCGGGAGTCGATGACGTTGCCGCCGCGGCCGAGCACCTGTTCGCCACCATCGGCGAGCTGATCGATCGCGGGCAGGCCAGCGGCGCGCTGCGCGCCGGCGATCCGACGCGGCTCACACTGTTGATCTCGGCGATGTTTCAAGGCATCGCGGTCCTCGCCAGCGGCCGGCGGGTCTCGGCCGCGCAGACCGCCGCACTGCTCGACGATGCCGTGGGGCTGTTCCTCGCCGACCGCTGA
- a CDS encoding ABC transporter permease, with amino-acid sequence MSHTTPTTETATARTTAGGGILDRELEAAIRRENRRLTGLKRRDLTLAIATPIVLLLAWEIAARTGALDGRLFTPPSEIGIQGWHMIVSGELWVHTLATVARLVVGFVIGSIAGVLVGLIMGVWRPVKAALEPTFTALYALPKIAILPLLLLIFGLTETPKILSVVISVFFVVQINTLSGILQIDPRITEAARAYKATGWRLFRYVLLPAALPSIMTGLRVSAGMAVIVITAVEFVASNTGLGYLIWNSWQLFQPSTMFVGLITVALIGALVTGLVIILERLMLPWRYSNSTKRKAKK; translated from the coding sequence ATGAGCCACACCACACCGACAACAGAAACAGCGACTGCCCGCACGACAGCGGGCGGCGGCATCCTCGACCGCGAACTGGAAGCGGCGATCCGCCGCGAGAACCGCCGACTCACCGGCCTGAAGCGGCGCGACCTCACCCTGGCCATCGCCACTCCGATCGTGCTTCTGCTCGCGTGGGAGATCGCCGCCCGCACCGGCGCCCTCGACGGTCGCCTGTTCACTCCGCCCAGCGAGATAGGCATCCAGGGCTGGCACATGATCGTCTCCGGCGAGCTGTGGGTGCACACCCTGGCCACCGTGGCACGGCTGGTCGTCGGCTTCGTCATCGGCTCGATCGCCGGGGTGCTGGTGGGCCTGATCATGGGCGTCTGGCGCCCCGTCAAGGCGGCACTCGAGCCCACGTTCACGGCGTTGTACGCGCTGCCGAAGATCGCGATCCTGCCGCTGCTGCTGCTGATCTTCGGGCTCACCGAAACCCCCAAGATCCTCTCGGTGGTCATCTCGGTGTTCTTCGTCGTGCAGATCAACACGCTCTCGGGCATTCTGCAGATCGACCCCCGCATCACCGAAGCCGCCCGCGCCTACAAGGCCACCGGGTGGCGGCTGTTCCGCTATGTGCTGCTGCCGGCCGCGCTGCCGTCGATCATGACCGGGCTGCGGGTTTCGGCGGGCATGGCCGTGATCGTCATCACCGCCGTGGAGTTCGTGGCCTCGAACACCGGCCTGGGCTACCTGATCTGGAACTCGTGGCAGCTCTTCCAGCCCTCGACCATGTTCGTCGGACTGATCACCGTCGCCCTGATCGGCGCTCTGGTGACCGGCCTGGTGATCATTCTGGAGCGGCTGATGCTCCCCTGGCGTTATTCGAACAGCACCAAGAGAAAGGCTAAGAAATGA
- a CDS encoding TetR/AcrR family transcriptional regulator gives MNGELRGKQQRGVEAQRALLEAAGAVFARLSYAEARLQDIADEAGISTGSLFFHLGNKTDIAHTVLATQQERMGLVLTEVLERGASTLDKIIGVFDGLAELVASDPLVQGGIRLSLQPATELDVEASTPYQEWVAVAARLVADGQKDGSVRDDIDVALAAELLNELFVGAQVLAGLEDSWQSLPLRVQRGHRLIRGLLAPQRAASSETHS, from the coding sequence GTGAACGGTGAACTGCGCGGCAAGCAGCAACGCGGGGTCGAGGCGCAACGTGCGCTCTTGGAGGCGGCGGGCGCCGTCTTCGCGCGCCTGTCGTACGCCGAGGCCCGCCTCCAAGACATCGCCGACGAAGCGGGCATCAGCACGGGCTCGCTCTTCTTTCATCTGGGCAACAAGACCGACATCGCGCACACTGTACTCGCGACCCAGCAGGAACGGATGGGCCTCGTCCTCACAGAGGTGCTCGAACGAGGCGCGTCGACGCTGGACAAGATCATCGGAGTCTTCGACGGCCTCGCCGAACTCGTGGCCAGCGACCCCCTCGTGCAAGGGGGCATCCGGCTCTCGCTTCAGCCAGCCACCGAATTGGACGTCGAAGCCAGCACCCCCTACCAGGAATGGGTCGCCGTCGCCGCCCGTCTTGTCGCGGACGGCCAGAAAGACGGATCCGTCCGCGACGACATCGATGTCGCTCTGGCGGCGGAGCTGCTGAACGAACTCTTCGTGGGCGCGCAGGTACTCGCAGGACTGGAGGATTCCTGGCAGTCACTTCCGCTGCGAGTCCAGCGGGGCCACCGCCTGATCCGTGGTCTGCTCGCGCCCCAGCGCGCCGCGTCCAGCGAGACGCATAGTTGA
- a CDS encoding oxidoreductase: protein MPTSFDISALPDLSGKTAVVTGASSGIGRATAQALASAGARVVLAVRDPEKGRDAARSMAGQTEVRHLDLARLSSVHAFAEGWDAGGIDLLINNACAVSPTLAHTADGFELQFGTGHLGHFALSILLLPHLTGRIVTVSSQAERMGTFDGDDLAWTSGGYTQTKAYNRTKLANLLFTAELQRRLTADGSPVLAAAAHPGFVATNIYAGGSRMTKLLVTLLAQTSEQGALPVLFAAVGAVPPGGFAGPSRAGHMRGAPQLINRSKAAQDPQLAAWLWSRSEELTGVSWHAAARR from the coding sequence ATGCCTACTTCATTCGACATCTCCGCGCTCCCCGATCTGTCCGGAAAGACCGCGGTGGTCACCGGAGCGAGCTCGGGCATCGGCCGGGCCACCGCTCAGGCCCTGGCGTCGGCCGGCGCGCGCGTGGTGCTCGCGGTGCGCGACCCCGAGAAGGGGCGCGACGCCGCACGCTCCATGGCGGGCCAGACAGAGGTCCGGCACCTCGATCTCGCCCGCCTGTCGTCGGTGCACGCGTTCGCCGAGGGGTGGGATGCCGGCGGCATCGACCTGCTGATAAACAACGCCTGCGCCGTCTCACCCACTCTCGCCCACACCGCCGACGGCTTCGAACTGCAGTTCGGCACCGGCCATCTCGGGCACTTCGCGCTCAGCATCCTGCTCTTGCCACACCTCACCGGCCGCATCGTGACCGTCTCATCGCAAGCCGAGCGGATGGGAACGTTCGACGGCGACGATCTCGCGTGGACCAGCGGTGGATACACGCAGACGAAGGCGTACAACCGCACCAAGCTGGCCAACCTGCTGTTCACCGCCGAGCTGCAGCGCCGTTTGACAGCTGACGGTTCGCCCGTGCTGGCCGCAGCCGCGCACCCCGGTTTCGTGGCGACGAACATCTATGCCGGCGGCAGCCGCATGACCAAGCTGCTGGTCACGCTGCTTGCGCAGACGTCCGAGCAGGGTGCCCTTCCTGTCCTGTTCGCGGCCGTCGGCGCTGTGCCGCCCGGCGGCTTTGCCGGCCCGAGCCGCGCCGGGCACATGCGCGGGGCACCGCAGCTGATCAACAGGTCCAAAGCGGCGCAAGATCCTCAGCTCGCCGCGTGGCTATGGTCGAGGTCAGAAGAACTCACTGGCGTGAGCTGGCATGCCGCTGCCAGACGCTGA
- a CDS encoding LysR family transcriptional regulator produces the protein MELRHLSYFATAAELGSINRAAAALHMTQPSLSRQIKELEHDVGHALFERTSSGVTPTAAGNGLLRHLKVVFAQLERMPEVLRLAEEAREPVRIGLPQGMPHDWFRTIIDALRQTLPAASLSLHEATTEDQRPLLQNGLLDFGLLHFDAPELETVLLLEQQLGLAVPAHSPLADRASLELADFDGLTVMAHAFGEVNAEETRVRAAVAASGADTTWVFRRFGEHSELIAVTSEVDAVFMTEASADRQLAGWVWVPVDALDTNGVPLVTSTWLAWTPPLRPFLERVVEVMTGASGVH, from the coding sequence ATGGAATTGCGCCACCTCAGCTATTTCGCCACGGCCGCCGAACTCGGCTCGATCAACCGCGCGGCCGCGGCCCTACATATGACGCAGCCGTCACTGAGTCGGCAGATCAAAGAGCTCGAGCACGACGTCGGACACGCGCTGTTCGAGCGGACGTCGAGCGGGGTCACCCCCACCGCCGCGGGCAACGGCCTGCTGCGGCACCTGAAGGTGGTCTTCGCGCAGCTCGAGCGCATGCCCGAGGTGCTGCGCCTGGCCGAAGAGGCACGCGAGCCGGTGCGCATCGGATTGCCGCAGGGGATGCCGCACGACTGGTTCCGCACAATCATCGACGCTTTGCGCCAGACGCTTCCGGCGGCATCCCTCTCTCTGCATGAGGCGACCACCGAAGATCAGCGACCGCTGCTGCAGAACGGATTGCTCGATTTCGGCCTGCTGCACTTCGACGCGCCCGAACTCGAGACCGTGCTGCTGCTCGAGCAGCAGCTCGGACTGGCGGTGCCCGCCCACTCGCCCCTGGCTGACCGCGCGTCGCTGGAGCTGGCCGACTTCGACGGACTGACGGTGATGGCCCACGCCTTCGGTGAGGTGAACGCCGAAGAGACACGCGTGCGCGCGGCGGTGGCCGCCAGCGGTGCCGACACGACGTGGGTGTTCCGGCGGTTCGGTGAGCACAGCGAGCTGATCGCTGTGACCTCCGAGGTCGACGCGGTCTTCATGACCGAGGCTTCGGCGGACAGGCAACTGGCCGGGTGGGTGTGGGTTCCGGTGGACGCCCTCGATACGAACGGGGTGCCCCTGGTCACCAGCACCTGGTTGGCGTGGACGCCGCCGCTGCGGCCTTTCCTGGAGCGGGTCGTCGAGGTCATGACTGGGGCCAGCGGCGTGCACTGA
- a CDS encoding ATP-binding cassette domain-containing protein — MTGPLIRLRGVGRSYGTGTANEVEALRGVDLDIHTGEFVAIVGPSGGGKSTLLAVLGLLDRPTTGSYELTGVETTTLDERQRTRLRARRLGFVFQAFHLLDRRPLADSVEMGLLYRGVARPERRARADAALQRLGIAHRSGALARDLSGGQRQRVAIARALANDTTILLADEPTGNLDSHSGEAVLDELRALHSDGATVIVVTHSEHVAAAADRVIQLADGAIVGDTGSRSTGSPAVPGGAADEPVVRDRVRWRDLWRDAVASVLSRRAQTAALALAVALAVGLIVVSLGLGQTARAQVADTFDSHANREVTAQIVASPDEQLDVAASVRRVDAVAGVDAVSALLTRAPIHVAALGETATVTARLVAGDFAKATESRITWAGSQSRDLTSHTVLLGRTLANNLGIGPLDAVPTIRIDGARFGVVGIVESSDRYPDLAGQVVGSLDAPLAADQWEENITIALRVATGAAQQVGGQLPVAVDPFDPDRVAVEVPVDASTVRAGVESGVQIALAAFAALAVLIAVATLANAIGMSVVARRGEFGLRRAVGAQSGQVAALVASESAVIGFVGGVLGLVLGIAAILGFTMTQRWMPVFDLRLAPLAVAAGVVLAALSSVIGAVRAARVHPAIALRE; from the coding sequence ATGACAGGCCCGCTCATCCGGCTGCGCGGTGTCGGGCGCTCCTACGGCACCGGCACGGCGAACGAGGTCGAGGCGCTCCGGGGAGTCGACCTCGACATCCATACCGGCGAGTTCGTTGCCATCGTCGGACCCTCCGGCGGAGGCAAGTCGACACTGCTGGCAGTGCTCGGGCTGCTCGATCGGCCCACGACGGGATCGTACGAGCTCACCGGCGTCGAGACGACCACGCTCGACGAGCGGCAGCGTACGCGGCTGCGGGCACGCCGGCTCGGGTTCGTCTTCCAGGCGTTCCACCTGCTCGATCGTCGGCCGCTCGCCGACAGCGTCGAGATGGGGCTCCTCTATCGCGGCGTCGCCAGGCCGGAGCGCCGTGCGCGTGCCGACGCGGCCCTGCAACGGCTGGGGATCGCCCACCGCTCCGGTGCTCTGGCGCGCGACCTGTCCGGCGGGCAGCGCCAGCGCGTCGCGATCGCTCGCGCCCTCGCGAACGACACGACGATCCTTCTCGCCGACGAGCCGACCGGCAATCTCGATTCGCACAGCGGCGAGGCTGTGCTCGACGAACTGCGCGCGCTGCACTCGGACGGTGCCACCGTGATCGTCGTGACGCACTCCGAGCACGTGGCTGCCGCGGCGGATCGCGTCATACAGCTCGCCGACGGTGCGATCGTCGGCGACACCGGGTCGCGCTCCACGGGTTCGCCGGCGGTTCCGGGGGGCGCCGCCGACGAGCCCGTGGTGCGCGATCGGGTCCGCTGGCGTGATCTGTGGCGGGATGCCGTGGCCTCCGTGCTCTCCCGGCGCGCGCAGACGGCGGCGCTGGCGCTCGCGGTGGCCCTGGCGGTCGGGCTCATTGTGGTCTCGCTGGGGCTGGGCCAGACCGCGCGCGCCCAGGTGGCGGACACCTTCGACAGCCACGCGAACCGCGAGGTCACCGCGCAGATCGTCGCCTCGCCCGACGAGCAGCTCGATGTCGCCGCATCCGTGCGGCGGGTGGATGCCGTCGCCGGCGTCGACGCCGTCAGCGCCCTGCTCACGCGGGCGCCGATCCACGTCGCGGCACTCGGTGAGACTGCGACGGTCACGGCCCGCCTGGTCGCGGGGGACTTCGCGAAGGCGACTGAGTCGCGGATCACCTGGGCCGGCTCCCAGAGCCGCGACCTCACCTCACACACCGTGCTCCTCGGGCGCACCCTCGCGAACAACCTCGGGATCGGCCCGCTCGACGCCGTCCCGACGATCCGCATCGACGGCGCTCGGTTCGGCGTCGTCGGCATCGTGGAGTCGTCTGACCGCTACCCCGATCTGGCGGGTCAGGTCGTCGGCAGTCTGGACGCGCCGCTGGCCGCCGACCAGTGGGAGGAGAACATCACCATCGCACTGCGCGTTGCCACCGGCGCCGCCCAGCAGGTCGGCGGGCAGCTGCCGGTGGCGGTCGACCCGTTCGATCCCGACCGCGTCGCCGTCGAGGTGCCGGTGGACGCATCGACCGTGCGCGCCGGCGTCGAGTCCGGCGTGCAGATCGCGCTCGCGGCATTCGCTGCGCTCGCCGTACTCATCGCGGTCGCCACCCTCGCCAACGCGATCGGCATGTCGGTCGTCGCCCGCCGAGGCGAGTTCGGCCTTCGTCGTGCGGTCGGGGCACAGTCGGGGCAGGTCGCAGCGCTCGTGGCATCCGAATCAGCCGTGATCGGGTTCGTCGGCGGAGTCCTCGGGTTGGTCCTCGGGATCGCGGCGATCCTCGGCTTCACCATGACTCAGCGATGGATGCCCGTGTTCGATCTACGTCTGGCGCCGTTGGCCGTCGCGGCCGGCGTCGTGCTCGCCGCGCTGAGTTCCGTGATCGGCGCGGTGCGCGCGGCGCGCGTGCACCCCGCCATTGCGTTGAGAGAGTGA
- a CDS encoding ABC transporter substrate-binding protein, whose product MRLSKRKGLAALALAAAALTALSGCAGTAADDGKDAGASGELQTVNVGIVQLSIFAPIYVADAKGYFKDEGIKVNLQNVKSGQDAIPLASSGKLDVVAAGFSAGMFNAVNAGLDIKVVASMGVAGGADEEPASALVVSKKEYDAGSVTTVADLKGKKIGVAGGSGGTGAYYVSLALEEAGLTAKDVTFVNLGNPDIPTALKTGGVDAGFISAPFWSNAVADGVGQKIWQTPEGVSGTGMIYGGQFMTSDLAQPFFDAVARAAQDLQGDAKNSDENIKIIADATGQTPKRSRPHRSTTGCPTSPHCLTSCWACRSCG is encoded by the coding sequence ATGAGATTGTCCAAGAGGAAGGGCCTGGCGGCACTGGCGCTGGCGGCCGCGGCACTGACCGCGCTGTCAGGGTGCGCGGGCACCGCGGCCGATGATGGCAAGGATGCCGGAGCCAGCGGTGAGCTGCAGACGGTGAATGTCGGCATCGTGCAGCTGTCGATCTTCGCCCCGATCTACGTCGCCGATGCCAAGGGCTATTTCAAAGACGAAGGCATCAAGGTCAACCTGCAGAACGTGAAGTCGGGACAGGACGCCATTCCACTGGCCTCCAGTGGCAAGCTCGACGTCGTGGCCGCCGGGTTCTCGGCCGGCATGTTCAATGCCGTCAACGCCGGGCTCGACATCAAGGTGGTCGCATCGATGGGCGTCGCCGGCGGTGCCGACGAAGAGCCCGCGTCGGCTCTGGTGGTCTCGAAGAAGGAGTATGACGCGGGAAGCGTCACCACGGTCGCCGATCTGAAGGGCAAGAAGATCGGTGTCGCCGGGGGTTCCGGCGGCACAGGCGCGTACTACGTCAGCCTGGCCCTTGAAGAAGCAGGCCTCACCGCCAAAGACGTCACTTTCGTGAACCTCGGAAACCCCGACATCCCGACCGCACTGAAGACCGGCGGCGTCGATGCGGGTTTCATCTCCGCACCGTTCTGGAGCAACGCCGTCGCTGACGGCGTGGGCCAGAAGATCTGGCAGACACCCGAGGGCGTCTCGGGCACCGGCATGATCTATGGCGGCCAGTTCATGACCTCTGACCTCGCGCAGCCGTTCTTCGACGCGGTCGCGCGCGCGGCGCAAGATCTGCAGGGCGACGCCAAGAACTCCGACGAGAACATCAAGATCATCGCGGATGCCACGGGCCAGACCCCGAAGAGGTCAAGGCCACACCGCTCTACAACTGGCTGCCCAACCTCGCCCCATTGCCTGACCAGCTGCTGGGCATGCAGAAGCTGTGGATGA
- a CDS encoding SDR family NAD(P)-dependent oxidoreductase — protein sequence MTGRAEHRVALVTGAAGAVGTAIASRLIDDGWAVALVDAVDTRALAEELGHGVDAGSSPVRAIRADLASPEGLAGAVAEALTWRGRVDALINNAGLQLRSPLHELEPDAWDRVFAVNVRAPMLLAQALEPAWRAQGCGGSIVDIVSRDWVAGGPHAYTASKSGLVGLTRSLSISLGPLGVRVNAVAPSFMATPFTMRGRSDDEADEVVERFRRMSPLGRVATVDDVAGAVSFLVSDDASFITGEVLHVCGGTQLAAHP from the coding sequence GTGACGGGCCGCGCCGAGCATCGGGTGGCGCTTGTCACCGGTGCGGCAGGTGCCGTGGGCACCGCCATCGCGTCGCGCCTGATCGACGACGGGTGGGCGGTCGCCCTGGTCGACGCCGTCGACACGCGGGCGCTCGCCGAGGAACTGGGGCACGGTGTGGATGCCGGCAGCAGCCCTGTTCGCGCGATTCGGGCCGACCTCGCCTCGCCCGAGGGCCTGGCCGGGGCCGTCGCCGAAGCACTGACCTGGCGAGGCCGGGTGGATGCCCTCATCAACAACGCGGGCCTGCAGCTGCGCAGCCCGCTGCACGAACTCGAGCCCGACGCCTGGGACCGGGTGTTCGCCGTCAACGTGCGCGCGCCGATGCTGCTCGCCCAGGCACTCGAGCCGGCGTGGCGTGCGCAGGGCTGCGGCGGCAGCATCGTCGACATCGTCTCGCGTGACTGGGTCGCCGGCGGACCGCACGCCTACACGGCGTCGAAATCGGGCCTGGTGGGACTGACCCGGTCGTTGTCGATCTCGCTGGGACCGCTGGGCGTGCGGGTGAACGCGGTGGCCCCGAGCTTCATGGCCACGCCGTTCACGATGCGCGGACGCAGCGACGACGAGGCCGACGAGGTCGTCGAGCGATTCCGCCGGATGTCGCCGCTGGGCCGCGTGGCCACCGTCGACGATGTCGCCGGCGCGGTGTCGTTCCTGGTGTCGGACGACGCGTCGTTCATCACCGGCGAGGTGCTGCATGTGTGCGGCGGCACGCAGCTCGCGGCCCACCCCTGA
- a CDS encoding ABC transporter ATP-binding protein, with product METTKDTEYDFVVEDVSKVFVGATRVQALSDIDLKLKRGSFTCIVGPSGCGKSTLLRIIGELETATKGHVEINVPESRVPRSAFVFQEHGVFPWFTVLQNVAFGQQMAAVGKKEREQNARRWIAEVGLSGFENAYPHQLSGGMRQRIAIARAFATGSPVLLMDEPLGALDAQTRMLMQEQLLHLWEIEHKTVVLVTHAIEEALLLGDQIVVMSARPGRIKEIIDVPFGRPRDFAVEASQEFGELKQSIWESLRDEVQASMKFS from the coding sequence ATGGAAACAACAAAGGATACCGAGTACGACTTCGTCGTCGAAGACGTCTCGAAAGTCTTCGTGGGCGCAACGAGGGTGCAGGCGCTCAGCGACATCGATCTGAAGCTGAAGCGGGGGTCGTTCACGTGCATCGTGGGTCCCTCCGGATGCGGCAAGTCGACGTTGCTGCGCATCATCGGCGAGCTTGAGACGGCGACCAAGGGGCACGTCGAGATCAACGTGCCCGAAAGCCGGGTGCCACGCTCGGCGTTTGTGTTCCAGGAGCACGGTGTGTTCCCGTGGTTCACGGTGCTGCAGAACGTGGCCTTCGGGCAGCAGATGGCTGCGGTGGGAAAGAAAGAGCGCGAGCAGAACGCGCGGCGGTGGATCGCCGAGGTCGGTCTCTCGGGTTTCGAGAACGCATACCCGCATCAGCTGTCGGGCGGGATGCGGCAGCGCATCGCGATCGCCCGCGCATTCGCGACCGGCTCGCCGGTGCTGCTCATGGACGAGCCGCTGGGCGCACTGGACGCACAGACCCGCATGCTCATGCAAGAGCAGCTGCTGCACCTGTGGGAGATCGAGCACAAGACGGTCGTGCTGGTTACCCACGCCATCGAGGAAGCACTGCTGCTCGGCGATCAGATCGTCGTCATGTCCGCGCGCCCAGGGCGGATCAAAGAGATCATCGACGTTCCCTTCGGCAGGCCGCGCGACTTCGCCGTCGAAGCCAGCCAGGAGTTCGGCGAATTGAAACAGTCCATTTGGGAGTCCCTGCGGGACGAAGTACAAGCATCGATGAAGTTCTCATGA